The following coding sequences lie in one Capnocytophaga stomatis genomic window:
- a CDS encoding HEAT repeat domain-containing protein: MEILYNLQQEINRLFIAGSKFAKGDPRLQKHIPTLNKLGEKAPVFAKLAKDIEELIQTDSQQSAEKLMGISTLLYSVLYTQGQTVEADVTQREQVPNVPLSQVNTEFSYLQLKPVIQALTTSNSGRLEILTDAFERKIFKDSRTFPYLNIALADKYSDLCDYIERAVISLMVGKAIVPFLVEGFKYEDKTENVRRLRLLSRFEYSELPTIIEKIFQETLPNLQAEAISILSNDAKNEEFIINLTSDKSKTVRGAAYRALAKIGTHSSLEKLYNLYANSKNKTNQTLLAEALSIGKIPFFFKQTYNLVLIHFEELLNIDKSDQKALNNAMDRFCTDMELFKNKDYPEVYDFFERIFTDKTYAEFIKKAKLHHYDDTIHSKITEALNTFDKHRVVNFYERNVDNLPSKNWYYSAWYNYFSKAVNFYPKEKIFDIFSPQFEKSISMSNFYGLLTNNKNFHYNELEIYSDKIDPRWIEFFSNYIKNGKKWDYSHLQALFIVNKMESDKEKVRDLIEIVLLKVPHDVRIPLYEVIMEQNFKDKFKMIYDSIEKVPKNTYVYAFSRIKDVGFWTQFPREYAEKFRNLYEKTKMEVYNEIAEEIESQK; the protein is encoded by the coding sequence ATGGAAATATTATATAATTTACAACAAGAAATCAATCGATTATTTATCGCAGGAAGCAAATTCGCCAAAGGAGACCCTCGTTTGCAAAAACATATCCCGACACTCAATAAATTAGGCGAAAAAGCTCCTGTTTTTGCCAAATTAGCGAAAGATATTGAAGAACTGATTCAAACAGATAGCCAACAATCAGCAGAAAAACTGATGGGAATTTCAACCCTTTTATATTCAGTGTTATATACTCAAGGACAGACCGTTGAGGCTGATGTTACACAAAGAGAACAAGTGCCAAACGTTCCGCTTTCGCAAGTAAATACTGAATTTTCTTATTTGCAACTAAAACCTGTAATTCAGGCTTTAACTACAAGTAATTCAGGTCGTTTGGAGATTCTGACAGATGCCTTTGAACGCAAAATTTTCAAAGATTCACGCACTTTTCCTTATTTGAATATCGCTCTGGCGGACAAGTATTCTGACTTATGTGATTACATCGAAAGGGCAGTTATTTCACTGATGGTAGGAAAAGCAATTGTACCTTTTTTGGTGGAAGGATTCAAATATGAAGATAAAACTGAAAACGTGCGTCGTTTGCGATTGCTAAGCCGTTTTGAATACAGCGAACTTCCAACAATAATCGAAAAGATTTTTCAGGAAACTTTGCCAAATCTGCAAGCCGAAGCCATTAGCATCTTGAGTAATGACGCTAAAAATGAGGAATTTATAATAAATCTGACAAGTGATAAAAGCAAAACCGTCAGAGGAGCTGCTTACCGTGCATTGGCAAAAATAGGAACGCATTCAAGTTTAGAAAAATTGTACAATTTGTACGCCAACAGTAAGAATAAAACCAATCAAACACTTCTGGCGGAAGCTCTTTCTATCGGAAAAATTCCGTTTTTCTTCAAACAAACTTACAATTTGGTGCTAATTCACTTTGAAGAATTACTAAATATAGACAAATCCGACCAAAAAGCACTTAATAATGCTATGGATAGGTTCTGTACCGATATGGAACTATTCAAAAATAAGGATTATCCTGAGGTTTATGACTTTTTTGAGCGAATTTTTACCGATAAAACCTATGCGGAATTCATCAAAAAAGCAAAACTCCATCATTATGACGATACAATACACTCAAAAATCACCGAAGCTCTTAACACATTTGACAAGCATCGTGTAGTTAATTTCTATGAACGAAATGTTGATAATCTTCCATCAAAAAATTGGTATTATTCGGCGTGGTATAATTACTTTAGCAAAGCTGTGAATTTCTATCCGAAAGAAAAGATTTTTGATATTTTCAGTCCGCAATTTGAAAAGAGTATTTCAATGAGTAACTTCTACGGGCTTTTAACAAATAATAAAAATTTCCACTACAACGAGTTGGAAATTTATAGCGACAAAATAGACCCGAGATGGATAGAATTTTTTTCAAATTACATTAAAAATGGCAAAAAATGGGATTATTCACACCTCCAAGCTCTTTTTATCGTTAATAAAATGGAGTCTGATAAAGAAAAAGTGCGTGATTTGATTGAAATTGTACTCCTAAAAGTGCCACACGATGTGCGAATCCCATTGTATGAAGTCATAATGGAACAAAATTTCAAAGATAAATTCAAAATGATTTATGATTCCATTGAAAAAGTGCCAAAAAATACTTACGTTTACGCTTTTTCCAGAATAAAAGATGTTGGTTTTTGGACGCAATTCCCGAGAGAATACGCTGAGAAATTCAGGAATTTGTACGAGAAAACAAAAATGGAAGTGTATAACGAAATTGCAGAAGAAATTGAAAGTCAAAAATAA
- a CDS encoding acyl carrier protein phosphodiesterase, which yields MNFLAHIYLSGNDDLLKIGNFIADTVRGKQYLDYPEMMQKGILLHRKIDTFTDEHPIFRRSKKRLITEFGHYSGVIVDIFYDYFLAKNWQTYSKMPLNEYVQKFYALLQEHKHLLNERANYLIYYMIKENWLESYQTVQGIEKIFYQMDRRTDFRSKMQFAPQFLQNNETDFEQDFFQFFSDISKEINVLLTDK from the coding sequence TTGAACTTTTTAGCACACATTTATTTATCGGGAAATGATGACCTTTTGAAGATAGGAAACTTTATTGCCGATACCGTTCGAGGAAAACAGTATTTGGATTATCCGGAAATGATGCAAAAGGGAATTTTGCTCCATCGGAAAATAGACACTTTCACAGATGAACATCCCATTTTTAGACGAAGTAAAAAACGATTAATTACCGAGTTTGGGCATTATTCAGGAGTGATTGTTGATATTTTTTACGATTATTTTTTGGCTAAGAATTGGCAAACATATTCAAAAATGCCTTTAAATGAATATGTTCAGAAATTTTATGCTTTGTTACAAGAACACAAACATCTGCTTAACGAACGTGCTAATTATTTGATTTATTATATGATAAAGGAAAATTGGTTGGAAAGTTATCAAACTGTGCAAGGAATCGAAAAAATATTTTATCAAATGGACAGACGCACCGATTTTCGCTCTAAAATGCAGTTTGCTCCGCAATTCTTACAAAACAATGAAACCGATTTTGAACAGGATTTCTTTCAATTCTTTTCAGATATTTCTAAGGAAATCAATGTTTTATTAACAGATAAGTAA